From Callithrix jacchus isolate 240 chromosome 3, calJac240_pri, whole genome shotgun sequence, a single genomic window includes:
- the EPGN gene encoding epigen isoform X2, whose translation MALGVPISVYLLFNAMTALTEDAAVTVTPPITAQQADNIEGPIVLKLSHSCLKDHNSYCINGACAFHHELEKAICRCFTGYTGERCEHLTLTSYAMDSYEKCIAIGIGVGLLLSGFLAVFYCYIRKRCLKLKSPYNVCSGGRQPL comes from the exons ATGGCTTTGGGAGTTCCAATATCAGTCTATCTTTTGTTCAATG CAATGACAGCACTGACGGAAGACGCAGCCGTGACTGTAACACCTCCAATCACAGCCCAGCAAG CTGACAACATAGAAGGACCCATAGTTTTGAAGCTCTCACACTCTTGCCTGAAAGATCATAACAGCTACTGCATCAACGGTGCTTGTGCATTCCACCATGAGCTAGAGAAAGCTATCTGCAG GTGTTTTACTGGTTATACTGGAGAACGGTGTGAGCACTTGACTTTAACTTCATATGCTATGGATTCTTATGAAAAATGCATTGCAATTGGGATCGGCGTTGGATTACTATTAAGTGGCTTTCTTGCTGTTTTTTACTGCTATATAAGAAAGAG GTGTCTAAAATTGAAATCACCCTACAATGTCTGTTCTGGAGGGAGACAACCACTGTGA
- the EPGN gene encoding epigen isoform X1, producing the protein MALGVPISVYLLFNAMTALTEDAAVTVTPPITAQQGNWTVNKTEADNIEGPIVLKLSHSCLKDHNSYCINGACAFHHELEKAICRCFTGYTGERCEHLTLTSYAMDSYEKCIAIGIGVGLLLSGFLAVFYCYIRKRCLKLKSPYNVCSGGRQPL; encoded by the exons ATGGCTTTGGGAGTTCCAATATCAGTCTATCTTTTGTTCAATG CAATGACAGCACTGACGGAAGACGCAGCCGTGACTGTAACACCTCCAATCACAGCCCAGCAAGGTAACTGGACAGTTAACAAAACAGAAG CTGACAACATAGAAGGACCCATAGTTTTGAAGCTCTCACACTCTTGCCTGAAAGATCATAACAGCTACTGCATCAACGGTGCTTGTGCATTCCACCATGAGCTAGAGAAAGCTATCTGCAG GTGTTTTACTGGTTATACTGGAGAACGGTGTGAGCACTTGACTTTAACTTCATATGCTATGGATTCTTATGAAAAATGCATTGCAATTGGGATCGGCGTTGGATTACTATTAAGTGGCTTTCTTGCTGTTTTTTACTGCTATATAAGAAAGAG GTGTCTAAAATTGAAATCACCCTACAATGTCTGTTCTGGAGGGAGACAACCACTGTGA